Proteins encoded in a region of the Marinococcus sp. PL1-022 genome:
- a CDS encoding ABC transporter ATP-binding protein, translated as MITFTDIAKTFPGADDPAVQNFNATVEQGEFFVLIGPSGCGKTTTLKMINRLIEPSTGTIRIQDKDIREWDRHELRWNVGYVLQQIALFPTMTIAENIAVVPEMRRWKKNEIKERVDELLQMVGLDPDTYRNRKPSELSGGQQQRIGVIRALAADPDIILMDEPFSALDPLSREQLQEDIRALQQNIQKTIVFVTHDMDEALALGDRICLMKDGDIVQIGTPRELKNEPANDFVRDFIGDRRDEWDTPVRSVMSGRDSQYIASVHDMPEMPLYPAPLYIFDQNDTFLGRRDGDSIASQKTVISPDHVLYDALRTFNDTDAEALPVLEEGRLVGALSYKDVMQFLQKAKLAPAGGDTES; from the coding sequence ATGATTACATTCACTGACATTGCAAAGACGTTTCCCGGTGCCGACGACCCGGCCGTTCAAAACTTTAACGCCACGGTCGAGCAGGGAGAATTTTTCGTCTTGATCGGCCCGAGCGGGTGCGGCAAGACGACCACGCTCAAAATGATCAACCGGCTGATTGAGCCAAGCACCGGTACCATCCGGATCCAGGACAAGGACATCCGGGAGTGGGACCGCCATGAGCTGCGGTGGAACGTCGGATACGTGCTGCAGCAGATTGCGCTGTTTCCGACGATGACGATTGCCGAAAACATTGCGGTCGTTCCGGAAATGCGGCGCTGGAAGAAAAACGAGATCAAAGAACGCGTCGATGAACTGCTGCAGATGGTCGGCCTCGATCCGGATACATACCGCAACCGGAAGCCGTCGGAGCTGTCCGGCGGCCAGCAGCAGCGGATCGGGGTGATACGGGCCCTTGCCGCGGATCCGGACATCATCCTGATGGATGAGCCGTTCAGCGCGCTCGATCCGCTGAGCCGCGAACAGCTGCAGGAGGACATCCGTGCCCTGCAGCAGAACATCCAGAAAACGATCGTCTTCGTCACCCACGACATGGACGAGGCGCTGGCCCTAGGTGACCGGATCTGCCTCATGAAGGACGGCGATATCGTGCAGATCGGCACGCCGCGCGAGCTTAAAAATGAGCCGGCCAACGATTTTGTGCGCGACTTTATCGGGGACCGCCGGGATGAATGGGACACCCCGGTCCGGTCGGTTATGAGCGGACGCGACAGCCAGTACATCGCAAGCGTCCACGACATGCCTGAAATGCCGCTCTACCCGGCGCCGCTGTATATTTTCGACCAGAACGACACGTTTCTCGGCCGCCGGGACGGCGACTCGATTGCGTCCCAGAAAACCGTCATTTCCCCGGATCACGTGCTGTATGACGCCCTCAGGACCTTCAACGATACCGATGCCGAAGCGCTGCCGGTGCTCGAAGAAGGACGGCTCGTCGGCGCGCTCAGCTACAAGGACGTGATGCAGTTTCTGCAGAAAGCAAAGCTCGCACCCGCGGGAGGTGACACCGAATCATGA
- a CDS encoding ABC transporter permease/substrate-binding protein, with protein sequence MNLLENTYQLFTDEQGQFWTLVWEHVNMSLISLLCASFIAVPVGVLLTRRRSIAEPIIGIAAVLQTIPSLALLGFMILILNQIGTVPAVVALTAYALLPILRNTYTGIAGVDPALVEAATGMGMNSFRRLRKIELPMAMPVIMAGIRTSMVLIVGTATLAALISAGGLGDFIMTGIDRADNAYILLGAIPAALLALFFDLVLRITERTSQGKALAPVAVVLGVALLVVITPALASTQEEELVIGGKEGAEPEILANMYSLLIEENTDLDTRVEAGLGSTSIAFNALESDDIDIYPEFTGTVTANLYDQGVPAGSTREEVYEEARSLLAEDDLAYLEPMEYNNTYALALREEEADSLGIETISDLEPHTDELVPGFTFEFADRQTDGYPAIVDTYGFEFDEVETLDAGLRSNALQEGQIDLIDAYSTDAYIIEYGLTVLEDDENVFPPYQGAPLLKQETLDDNPGLEEALNRLGGQITNEEMQEMNYEVDYENADHREVARNYLEEHDLLGSN encoded by the coding sequence ATGAATTTACTCGAAAACACCTATCAGCTGTTTACCGACGAGCAGGGGCAGTTCTGGACCCTCGTGTGGGAGCACGTCAATATGAGTCTGATTTCGCTTCTGTGTGCCTCGTTTATCGCGGTGCCGGTCGGCGTGCTTCTGACCCGGCGCCGGTCAATTGCCGAACCGATCATCGGGATTGCCGCAGTGCTGCAGACGATTCCGAGTCTGGCCCTGCTCGGGTTCATGATTCTCATACTCAACCAGATCGGCACGGTGCCGGCCGTGGTCGCCCTGACCGCCTATGCGCTGCTTCCGATCCTGCGCAACACCTACACCGGCATTGCCGGCGTGGATCCGGCCCTTGTGGAGGCGGCCACCGGCATGGGGATGAATTCCTTCCGGCGCCTGCGCAAAATTGAGCTGCCGATGGCCATGCCGGTCATCATGGCCGGCATCCGGACCTCCATGGTGCTGATTGTCGGAACCGCCACCCTGGCGGCGCTGATCAGCGCCGGGGGCCTCGGCGATTTCATCATGACGGGCATCGACCGGGCGGACAACGCCTACATTCTGCTTGGCGCCATTCCGGCCGCTCTACTGGCTCTGTTTTTTGACCTGGTGCTGCGGATCACCGAACGCACGTCCCAGGGCAAAGCGCTGGCCCCGGTCGCGGTTGTCCTCGGGGTGGCCCTGTTAGTGGTCATCACCCCGGCGCTTGCCTCCACCCAGGAGGAAGAGCTCGTCATCGGCGGGAAGGAAGGGGCCGAACCTGAAATTCTCGCCAATATGTATTCGCTGCTGATCGAGGAAAACACTGATCTTGATACGAGGGTGGAGGCCGGCCTGGGGAGCACCAGCATCGCCTTTAACGCCCTCGAGTCGGATGATATTGACATTTATCCGGAGTTTACCGGGACGGTTACCGCCAACCTTTATGACCAGGGCGTCCCGGCCGGAAGCACCCGCGAAGAGGTGTACGAGGAAGCGCGCAGCCTGCTTGCTGAGGACGACCTGGCCTATCTCGAGCCGATGGAGTACAACAATACGTATGCGCTGGCGCTCCGCGAGGAGGAAGCCGACAGCCTCGGCATTGAAACCATTTCGGACCTCGAACCGCACACCGATGAGCTCGTGCCCGGATTCACCTTTGAATTTGCCGACCGGCAGACCGATGGCTATCCCGCAATTGTCGACACGTACGGCTTTGAGTTTGACGAGGTGGAAACCCTGGACGCCGGCCTTCGTTCGAACGCGCTGCAGGAGGGTCAGATCGATTTGATTGACGCCTACTCTACTGATGCGTATATCATAGAGTACGGGCTTACCGTACTTGAAGACGACGAAAATGTGTTTCCGCCGTACCAGGGCGCTCCGCTTTTAAAGCAGGAAACCCTCGATGACAATCCCGGCCTTGAAGAAGCGTTAAACCGCCTTGGCGGTCAGATTACCAACGAAGAAATGCAGGAAATGAACTACGAGGTGGACTACGAAAATGCCGACCACCGGGAGGTCGCCCGCAACTACCTCGAAGAACATGACCTGCTCGGCAGCAACTAA
- a CDS encoding ribonuclease HI family protein produces MRTIHIDGASAGQPGPSGIGIFVKHDDGSVEEFSRPLGCLTNNEAEFEACVHAYELCRERGWHSASIRTDSQLVNASVEKRFVKRKLYQPYLARILRAEEELPLCFLKWVPSRDNRAADRLARQAVLASGRENPC; encoded by the coding sequence ATGCGGACGATTCATATTGACGGAGCAAGCGCCGGTCAGCCCGGGCCTTCCGGCATCGGCATATTCGTCAAGCACGATGACGGCAGCGTGGAGGAATTTTCCCGCCCGCTCGGGTGCCTGACCAACAACGAAGCGGAATTTGAAGCGTGCGTGCATGCGTATGAGCTCTGCCGCGAGCGTGGCTGGCATTCGGCCTCGATCCGGACCGATTCGCAGCTTGTGAATGCATCGGTGGAAAAGCGGTTTGTCAAGCGAAAGCTGTATCAGCCGTATTTAGCCAGAATCCTGCGCGCTGAGGAGGAGCTGCCCCTTTGTTTTCTCAAATGGGTCCCCTCCCGCGATAACCGGGCGGCGGACCGGCTGGCCAGACAGGCCGTGCTCGCTTCGGGCAGGGAAAATCCGTGCTGA
- the gpsB gene encoding cell division regulator GpsB yields the protein MEQTQLSAKDILDKDFKNSVKGYNKDEVDQFLDVIIQDYERFEQKVRELEDQLNRSPEQRTAASPEGDSRYQRTVTSSISTRSESGAGSTDTASNTTAAEPAAGTTNYDILKRLSNLEKEVFGKKLYD from the coding sequence ATGGAACAGACACAGTTATCTGCCAAAGACATTTTAGACAAAGATTTCAAAAACAGTGTCAAAGGCTACAACAAAGACGAAGTCGACCAATTTTTAGACGTTATTATTCAGGACTATGAACGGTTCGAACAAAAGGTGCGCGAGCTCGAAGACCAGCTGAACCGTTCGCCGGAACAACGGACAGCCGCATCGCCGGAGGGCGATTCCCGCTACCAGCGTACCGTGACGTCGTCAATTTCCACCCGGTCCGAAAGCGGCGCCGGCAGTACGGACACCGCTTCGAACACCACCGCAGCCGAACCGGCCGCCGGGACAACCAATTACGATATTTTAAAACGGCTCTCGAACCTTGAAAAAGAAGTATTCGGCAAAAAACTATACGATTAA
- a CDS encoding carboxypeptidase M32, protein MPDYAQIEQDFLTEQRSLNAYDQALSLLGWDARTGAPKKGVEERSEVVGALATELFARKTSGRLKEMSQYLLEPEAASQISAVARRAAEETLTEVERMERLPQDEYQAFTTLTSKTESYWEEAKASGDFEGFRPYLEEIVAYQRRFTEYLGYNGHPYDALLHDFEPGMTVSTLDATFSRLRDGLLPLVEQVKGAPVRPDTSFLHAHVPKDRQRAFSEHVLRQMTYDFEAGRLDETVHPFAVGLNRNDVRVTTKYDESDFRTAVFGTIHEGGHALYEQNLGAHLAGTILADGASMGIHESQSLFWENFVARTRSFWENNFGRLQELSGRFQHVALDDFYFAVNSVEPSLIRIEADEMTYSLHIILRYELEKALIEGSLQVKDLPEAWNEKMKQYLGVVPSNHAEGVLQDVHWAGGAFGYFPSYALGYIYAAQLQQAMMRDLPAFDDLIASGDLAPVRHWLTNHVHQHGRMKRPADIMADATGEGTNPEPLLAHLSHKYQSLYRWS, encoded by the coding sequence ATGCCGGATTATGCACAGATTGAACAGGATTTTTTGACCGAGCAGCGAAGTCTGAATGCCTACGACCAGGCTCTCAGCCTGCTCGGATGGGACGCCCGGACTGGAGCGCCCAAAAAAGGGGTCGAGGAGCGCTCGGAAGTAGTGGGGGCACTTGCCACCGAGCTGTTTGCCCGGAAAACCTCCGGACGCCTGAAGGAAATGAGCCAGTATCTGCTCGAGCCGGAAGCGGCGTCGCAGATCTCTGCAGTCGCACGCAGAGCCGCGGAGGAAACCCTCACCGAGGTGGAACGGATGGAGCGCCTGCCCCAGGACGAGTATCAGGCGTTTACGACGCTTACTTCCAAAACCGAATCGTACTGGGAGGAGGCGAAAGCGTCCGGGGACTTCGAAGGGTTCCGCCCGTATCTCGAAGAAATCGTGGCCTACCAGCGCCGGTTCACCGAGTACCTCGGATACAACGGGCATCCGTACGACGCGCTGCTGCATGACTTTGAGCCCGGCATGACCGTTTCCACCCTCGATGCCACCTTTTCCCGGCTCCGTGACGGCCTCCTGCCGCTTGTGGAGCAGGTGAAGGGAGCCCCGGTACGGCCGGACACGTCATTTTTGCACGCCCATGTTCCGAAGGACCGGCAGCGTGCCTTCAGTGAGCACGTGCTCCGGCAGATGACGTACGATTTTGAGGCCGGACGGCTCGATGAAACCGTGCACCCGTTTGCGGTCGGCCTGAACCGAAACGACGTGCGGGTCACCACCAAATACGACGAATCCGACTTCCGCACCGCGGTGTTCGGCACCATCCATGAAGGCGGCCATGCGCTGTACGAGCAGAACCTCGGCGCGCACCTGGCCGGGACGATTCTCGCAGACGGGGCCTCCATGGGTATCCACGAATCGCAGTCGCTGTTCTGGGAAAATTTCGTGGCGCGGACCCGTTCGTTCTGGGAAAACAACTTTGGCAGGCTCCAGGAGCTGAGCGGCCGCTTCCAGCACGTGGCCCTTGACGATTTTTACTTTGCCGTCAACAGCGTCGAACCGTCCCTCATCCGAATTGAAGCCGATGAAATGACCTATTCGCTGCACATTATTCTCCGCTACGAGCTGGAAAAAGCCCTGATCGAAGGCAGCCTGCAGGTGAAGGATCTGCCGGAGGCGTGGAACGAAAAAATGAAGCAGTATCTCGGCGTCGTGCCGTCCAATCATGCGGAAGGCGTGCTGCAGGACGTGCACTGGGCGGGCGGTGCTTTTGGCTACTTTCCGTCCTACGCGCTCGGCTATATCTACGCGGCCCAGCTCCAGCAGGCAATGATGCGTGATCTCCCGGCGTTCGATGATCTGATCGCAAGCGGCGATCTTGCGCCGGTCCGGCACTGGCTGACCAATCACGTGCACCAGCACGGCCGGATGAAACGGCCGGCCGACATCATGGCAGACGCCACCGGGGAAGGGACCAACCCGGAGCCGCTGCTTGCCCACCTGTCGCATAAATACCAGAGCCTGTACCGCTGGTCCTGA
- a CDS encoding THUMP domain-containing class I SAM-dependent RNA methyltransferase codes for MTQPTYTLIATATMGLEALVAKEIKALGYRHLRTENGRVEFEAPAEGIARANLWLRTAGRVKIKIGTFTAETFDELFEQTKALPWEKFLPENAEFPVSGRSVKSTLFSVSDCQAIVKKAIVERLKQSYQSEWFPENGPLYKLDVALHKDEAVLSLDTSGPGLNQRGYRETHARAPLKETLAASLIMLANWHPDRPLVDLFCGSGTIPIEAAMIGQNMAPGVNRSFVSETWPWAEAMQWETARQEAEDLLRDDQPLMITGTDLDPKAIEVAEENAKEAGMYGLITFKQMAARDFKPKGEYGAVISNPPYGERIGDLAEVEEVYRALGRIARDTPTWSYYVLTSHERFESLFGREATKRRKLYNGNIKTDYYQYWGPRPPRSS; via the coding sequence ATGACCCAACCAACATACACCTTAATCGCCACGGCGACGATGGGCCTCGAGGCTCTGGTCGCCAAAGAAATCAAAGCACTCGGCTACCGCCACCTGCGCACCGAAAACGGCCGCGTGGAATTCGAAGCGCCCGCCGAGGGCATTGCCCGGGCCAACCTGTGGCTGCGGACCGCCGGCCGGGTTAAAATCAAAATCGGCACGTTTACCGCAGAAACGTTTGATGAGCTGTTCGAACAGACAAAGGCCCTCCCATGGGAGAAGTTTCTGCCCGAAAATGCCGAATTCCCCGTCAGCGGCCGCTCGGTCAAATCCACCCTGTTCAGCGTGTCGGACTGCCAGGCGATCGTCAAAAAAGCGATCGTGGAACGGCTGAAGCAGTCCTACCAGAGCGAATGGTTTCCGGAAAACGGGCCGCTCTATAAGCTCGACGTGGCGCTGCATAAGGATGAAGCCGTCCTGTCCCTCGACACCTCCGGCCCCGGCCTGAACCAGCGCGGCTACCGGGAAACGCATGCCCGGGCACCGCTCAAGGAAACGCTGGCGGCGTCCCTGATTATGCTTGCCAACTGGCACCCGGACCGCCCGCTCGTGGATTTATTCTGCGGCTCGGGAACGATTCCCATTGAAGCCGCTATGATTGGCCAGAACATGGCCCCCGGCGTGAACCGCTCGTTTGTGAGCGAAACGTGGCCGTGGGCCGAAGCGATGCAGTGGGAAACAGCCCGCCAGGAAGCCGAAGACCTTCTCCGCGACGATCAGCCGCTCATGATTACCGGCACCGACCTGGATCCGAAGGCCATCGAAGTGGCAGAGGAAAATGCCAAGGAAGCCGGCATGTACGGCCTGATCACGTTCAAGCAGATGGCCGCCCGCGACTTTAAGCCAAAGGGCGAGTACGGCGCGGTGATCAGCAACCCGCCGTACGGGGAACGAATCGGGGATCTTGCCGAGGTGGAGGAAGTGTATCGGGCCCTCGGCCGTATCGCCCGGGACACACCAACCTGGTCCTACTACGTGCTGACGTCGCATGAACGGTTTGAATCGCTGTTCGGCCGGGAGGCGACCAAACGGCGCAAGCTTTACAACGGCAACATCAAAACGGATTATTACCAGTACTGGGGGCCGCGGCCGCCCCGTTCGTCCTAA
- a CDS encoding HesB/YadR/YfhF family protein, with product MNSVWCDSLLHDITKSGRERKIRMQMTITEEAGRHYKQEMDLGDGAFVRLFVRIGGVGSGGFSIGVEPGDPSGPSYQTEAGGVRFFVEPQDQWYLDGMTISYHPAIDYLHFDNPRLGDTDHPNN from the coding sequence ATGAACTCTGTTTGGTGTGACTCTCTCCTTCATGATATAACAAAGAGTGGAAGGGAGCGAAAGATACGTATGCAAATGACGATTACTGAAGAAGCAGGCCGCCACTACAAGCAGGAAATGGACCTCGGTGACGGGGCGTTCGTGCGCCTGTTTGTCCGCATCGGCGGCGTGGGTTCCGGCGGTTTTTCCATAGGGGTGGAGCCCGGGGATCCGTCCGGCCCCAGCTACCAGACCGAAGCGGGCGGCGTGCGTTTTTTTGTGGAGCCGCAGGACCAGTGGTACCTTGACGGCATGACGATCAGCTATCACCCGGCCATCGACTACCTGCATTTTGACAATCCCCGGCTCGGGGATACCGATCATCCGAACAATTAG
- a CDS encoding CoA-binding protein has protein sequence MKNPERQEIRAILDRSKRIAVVGLSDNPYRTSYQISKVMLEAGYDIIPVNPTVEQVFDIPAVDSLKDIEGHIDIVNVFRRSEFLKGVAEEAVQVDADVFWAQLGLVSEDAYEIAANAGMTVIMDRCIKVEHAIA, from the coding sequence ATGAAAAACCCTGAACGACAAGAAATACGGGCCATACTCGACCGCAGCAAGCGTATCGCGGTCGTCGGCCTGTCGGATAACCCGTACCGGACGTCGTACCAGATCAGCAAAGTGATGCTTGAAGCGGGCTATGACATCATTCCGGTCAACCCGACGGTGGAGCAAGTCTTTGACATTCCGGCCGTGGATTCGCTGAAAGATATCGAAGGGCACATTGATATCGTAAACGTCTTCCGCCGCAGCGAATTTCTCAAAGGCGTAGCCGAGGAAGCGGTCCAGGTGGACGCGGACGTGTTCTGGGCCCAACTCGGCCTGGTGAGCGAAGACGCGTACGAGATTGCAGCCAACGCAGGCATGACAGTGATCATGGACCGCTGCATTAAAGTGGAGCATGCGATCGCATAA